The following are encoded in a window of Brachyhypopomus gauderio isolate BG-103 chromosome 18, BGAUD_0.2, whole genome shotgun sequence genomic DNA:
- the LOC143482160 gene encoding trypsin-2-like, translating into MAMLKFLHLWLLVAGVDSAVVKHRLIGGEPCGKNERHHQVWVFSPKGFCGGTLIDKQWVLTAAHCYNKSMTGNVSVSAGIHPKSNSTIQEFDIKLGDIHIYDITDRAGDIMLIKLPRAVRGITPAQLPTSSCKTKGEKLQIAGHGSTVDPNGPADRNRPLQCLDLKVTDCPDIRLNCFCGEGLTTKPAAYTCSGDSGGGWLKKILGKDVVYGVHHGAFLDLNKRCTKTAIATSVCVSTIRMWINQTMNKY; encoded by the exons ATGGCCATGTTAAAGTTCCTGCACCTGTGGCTTTTGGTAGCAG gagttGATTCAGCTGTGGTTAAACATCGTTTGATTGGTGGAGAACCTTGTGGCAAGAATGAACGGCACCATCAAGTGTGGGTGTTTTCACCGAAGGGTTTCTGTGGAGGAACTCTGATCGACAAACAGTGGGTGCTGACTGCAGCACACTGCTATAATAAATCAATGACTGG aaACGTTTCAGTCTCAGCAGGTATTCATCCAAAAAGTAATTCAACAATCCAAGAGTTTGACATTAAGTTGGgtgacatccacatatatgacATAACTGATAGAGCAGGTGACATCATGCTGATCAAACTCCCCAGAGCTGTAAGGGGAATCACTCCTGCTCAGCTCCCTACATCCTCATGCAAGACTAAAGGAGAGAAGCTGCAGATCGCTGGTCACGGTTCTACTGTTGACCCAAATG GACCTGCTGACCGGAACCGTCCTCTGCAGTGTCTTGATCTAAAAGTCACAGACTGTCCTGATATCAGGCTAAACTGTTTCTGTGGTGAAGGTCTGACTACGAAACCTGCTGCCTACACCTGCTCG GGGGACTCTGGTGGAGGCTGGCTGAAGAAGATTCTGGGAAAAGACGTGGTCTACGGAGTTCACCATGGTGCCTTCTTAGATTTAAATAAACGGTGTACTAAGACGGCCATtgccacaagtgtgtgtgtttctactaTCAGGATGTGGATTAACCAAACCATGAACAAATATTGA